The proteins below come from a single Periophthalmus magnuspinnatus isolate fPerMag1 chromosome 7, fPerMag1.2.pri, whole genome shotgun sequence genomic window:
- the LOC117373138 gene encoding keratin, type I cytoskeletal 18-like isoform X1, producing MESMKRQFSMYSTGSGRNYAHSVSGGAGGQGTRISSVTYGSRFGSGMTGSTFDYQSSGSGATTLAIGNEKIAMQHLNDRLASYLEQVKNLEKANSKLEIKIREVIEKRGPLEGRDYARYYAVIAELREKIMDMIKGNAHLAIALDNARLASDDFRVKMEYELSMRQTVEADVARLRKLLDDTNVIRLHLESDIESLKEELVSLKKNHENDVAELRAQITHGSVHVDVDAPKGQDLARIMEEMRAKYERIALQNQKEVQAWHESQITEVQVQVTENTTALKESTIVLSETRRRYQALDIELQSTLSLKASLEATLRDIEARYNMEVEKYNAIILRLQEELSQIRTEIQHNSREYDHLLNIKIKLETEIAEYRRLLDGGDLKLEDAVDSKTVQTKVVTVTQTLVDGKVVSESKDVKSSEKAVN from the exons ATGGAATCCATGAAACGCCAATTCTCCATGTACTCCACCGGCTCAGGGAGGAACTACGCCCACAGTGTGAGTGGGGGTGCTGGGGGCCAGGGCACCAGGATCTCCAGTGTCACCTATGGAAGCCGCTTCGGTAGTGGTATGACCGGGAGCACCTTCGACTACCAATCCTCAGGGTCCGGTGCCACGACCCTGGCCATTGGTAACGAGAAGATTGCCATGCAGCACCTGAACGACCGTCTGGCCAGCTACCTAGAGCAAGTGAAGAACCTAGAGAAGGCCAACAGCAAACTGGAGATCAAGATCCGGGAGGTGATCGAGAAGAGGGGCCCACTAGAGGGGAGAGACTACGCTAGATACTATGCTGTCATTGCAGAGCTCAGAGAAAAG ATCATGGACATGATCAAGGGTAACGCTCACCTGGCCATCGCTCTTGACAATGCTCGCCTGGCCTCAGATGACTTCAGAGTCAA GATGGAGTACGAGTTGTCCATGAGGCAGACAGTGGAGGCTGATGTGGCCCGCCTCAGGAAGCTCCTGGACGACACCAACGTGATCCGCCTGCACCTGGAAAGTGACATTGAgtctctgaaggaggagctcgTCAGCCTCAAGAAGAACCATGAGAAC GATGTAGCAGAGCTGAGGGCACAGATAACGCATGGGAGCGTGCACGTGGATGTGGACGCACCTAAAGGACAGGACCTGGCCCGCATCATGGAGGAAATGAGGGCCAAGTACGAGAGGATAGCCCTGCAGAACCAGAAGGAGGTCCAGGCATGGCATGAATCTCAG ATCACAGAAGTCCAGGTCCAGGTGACAGAGAACACTACAGCCCTGAAAGAATCCACAATAGTGCTGAGTGAAACCAGGAGAAGATACCAGGCACTAGACATTGAACTGCAGTCCACTCTCAGTTTG AAAGCTTCCCTAGAGGCCACTCTGAGGGACATCGAGGCGCGTTACAACATGGAGGTGGAAAAGTACAACGCCATCATCCTCAGACTGCAGGAGGAGCTGAGTCAGATCCGCACTGAGATCCAGCATAACTCCAGAGAGTACGACCACCTCCTTAACATCAAGATCAAACTGGAGACCGAGATTGCAGAATACCGACGTCTGCTAGACGGAGGAGATCTCAA gcttgagGATGCCGTTGACTCAAAGACGGTGCAAACCAAAGTGGTGACAGTCACTCAGACCCTGGTGGACGGAAAAGTGGTGTCGGAGAGCAAAGACGTCAAATCCAGCGAAAAAGCAGTCAACTAA
- the LOC117373138 gene encoding keratin, type I cytoskeletal 18-like isoform X2 yields the protein MESMKRQFSMYSTGSGRNYAHSVSGGAGGQGTRISSVTYGSRFGSGMTGSTFDYQSSGSGATTLAIGNEKIAMQHLNDRLASYLEQVKNLEKANSKLEIKIREVIEKRGPLEGRDYARYYAVIAELREKIMDMIKGNAHLAIALDNARLASDDFRVKMEYELSMRQTVEADVARLRKLLDDTNVIRLHLESDIESLKEELVSLKKNHENDVAELRAQITHGSVHVDVDAPKGQDLARIMEEMRAKYERIALQNQKEVQAWHESQITEVQVQVTENTTALKESTIVLSETRRRYQALDIELQSTLSLKASLEATLRDIEARYNMEVEKYNAIILRLQEELSQIRTEIQHNSREYDHLLNIKIKLETEIAEYRRLLDGGDLK from the exons ATGGAATCCATGAAACGCCAATTCTCCATGTACTCCACCGGCTCAGGGAGGAACTACGCCCACAGTGTGAGTGGGGGTGCTGGGGGCCAGGGCACCAGGATCTCCAGTGTCACCTATGGAAGCCGCTTCGGTAGTGGTATGACCGGGAGCACCTTCGACTACCAATCCTCAGGGTCCGGTGCCACGACCCTGGCCATTGGTAACGAGAAGATTGCCATGCAGCACCTGAACGACCGTCTGGCCAGCTACCTAGAGCAAGTGAAGAACCTAGAGAAGGCCAACAGCAAACTGGAGATCAAGATCCGGGAGGTGATCGAGAAGAGGGGCCCACTAGAGGGGAGAGACTACGCTAGATACTATGCTGTCATTGCAGAGCTCAGAGAAAAG ATCATGGACATGATCAAGGGTAACGCTCACCTGGCCATCGCTCTTGACAATGCTCGCCTGGCCTCAGATGACTTCAGAGTCAA GATGGAGTACGAGTTGTCCATGAGGCAGACAGTGGAGGCTGATGTGGCCCGCCTCAGGAAGCTCCTGGACGACACCAACGTGATCCGCCTGCACCTGGAAAGTGACATTGAgtctctgaaggaggagctcgTCAGCCTCAAGAAGAACCATGAGAAC GATGTAGCAGAGCTGAGGGCACAGATAACGCATGGGAGCGTGCACGTGGATGTGGACGCACCTAAAGGACAGGACCTGGCCCGCATCATGGAGGAAATGAGGGCCAAGTACGAGAGGATAGCCCTGCAGAACCAGAAGGAGGTCCAGGCATGGCATGAATCTCAG ATCACAGAAGTCCAGGTCCAGGTGACAGAGAACACTACAGCCCTGAAAGAATCCACAATAGTGCTGAGTGAAACCAGGAGAAGATACCAGGCACTAGACATTGAACTGCAGTCCACTCTCAGTTTG AAAGCTTCCCTAGAGGCCACTCTGAGGGACATCGAGGCGCGTTACAACATGGAGGTGGAAAAGTACAACGCCATCATCCTCAGACTGCAGGAGGAGCTGAGTCAGATCCGCACTGAGATCCAGCATAACTCCAGAGAGTACGACCACCTCCTTAACATCAAGATCAAACTGGAGACCGAGATTGCAGAATACCGACGTCTGCTAGACGGAGGAGATCTCAAGTGA